A genomic segment from Peribacillus sp. ACCC06369 encodes:
- a CDS encoding MarR family transcriptional regulator, producing the protein MELKDCMNFLLSASQNKVFKYFSKLLEEYGVTPAQYGVLNCLWREGQLSPKQIGEMVYLEAPTVSGILDKMQKAELIKRSVDPKNRRNVLVMATQKSKEIRDEVEAATIKLNNKVLQNLSDNDKVVLKKALDTIIKSDF; encoded by the coding sequence ATGGAATTAAAAGATTGCATGAACTTTTTACTAAGTGCTAGTCAGAATAAAGTTTTTAAATATTTCAGCAAGCTTTTAGAGGAATATGGAGTAACACCAGCTCAATATGGTGTGTTGAATTGTTTGTGGAGAGAAGGACAATTATCTCCTAAACAAATTGGAGAAATGGTATATTTAGAAGCTCCTACTGTCTCGGGGATATTAGATAAAATGCAAAAAGCTGAATTAATAAAACGTTCGGTAGATCCAAAAAATCGTAGAAATGTTTTAGTGATGGCTACTCAAAAATCTAAAGAAATCAGAGATGAAGTTGAAGCTGCAACAATTAAGTTGAATAATAAGGTTCTTCAAAACTTGTCGGATAATGATAAAGTAGTACTAAAAAAAGCATTAGATACAATAATAAAGTCTGATTTTTAA
- a CDS encoding YhdH/YhfP family quinone oxidoreductase, which produces MNTFKAIIVKEKHDQVIYGLEDVNLDSLSDGEVLIKVSYSSINYKDMLAVQKNGGVIRNYPMIPGIDLSGTIVHTTDNRYTEGQEVVVTGFAMGMSHTGGFAEYARVPGDWIVPMPVNLSLKDAMVFGTAGFTAALSIIALEEKGMDIIKNPRILVTGSTGGVGSIALQILSKIGYKNIAALVRKEHQIEVAISLGATDVIFVNELGVQNKPLNKQKFDFVLDTVGGEIASVLIPQISYGGSMSMCGNAGGIKLTSTVLPFILRGINLLGIDSVNVPIKDRCYIWEKIANEWNISQTTLISEISLEELPQTIEAIKNGHHLGRTIIKY; this is translated from the coding sequence ATGAATACATTCAAGGCAATAATTGTAAAAGAAAAACATGATCAAGTAATTTATGGTTTGGAAGATGTTAATCTTGACAGTCTTTCGGACGGCGAGGTTTTAATTAAGGTGTCATATTCTTCAATAAACTATAAGGATATGTTAGCTGTTCAAAAAAATGGAGGAGTTATTCGGAATTACCCAATGATCCCCGGAATTGATTTAAGTGGAACCATTGTTCATACAACAGATAATCGTTACACAGAGGGACAGGAAGTTGTTGTTACAGGTTTTGCTATGGGGATGAGCCATACAGGAGGATTTGCAGAATATGCTAGAGTCCCTGGAGATTGGATTGTTCCTATGCCAGTCAACTTATCCTTAAAAGATGCTATGGTTTTTGGAACAGCAGGGTTTACGGCTGCCCTTTCTATCATAGCTTTAGAGGAGAAAGGTATGGATATAATTAAAAACCCTAGGATTCTAGTCACTGGTTCAACTGGTGGAGTAGGTAGTATTGCTTTACAAATTTTATCTAAAATTGGTTACAAAAATATTGCTGCTTTAGTTCGAAAAGAACACCAAATAGAGGTAGCTATATCTTTAGGAGCTACCGATGTCATTTTTGTAAATGAATTAGGAGTGCAAAATAAACCATTAAATAAGCAAAAGTTTGACTTTGTCCTAGATACTGTTGGTGGGGAAATTGCTTCTGTATTAATTCCTCAAATTTCTTATGGTGGAAGTATGAGTATGTGTGGGAATGCAGGTGGTATAAAACTAACATCAACAGTATTGCCGTTTATACTTAGAGGAATTAACCTTTTGGGAATTGATTCTGTAAATGTACCAATCAAAGATCGTTGTTATATTTGGGAGAAAATAGCAAATGAATGGAATATTTCTCAAACTACTCTAATAAGTGAAATTTCACTTGAAGAATTACCTCAAACGATTGAAGCGATTAAAAATGGTCACCATTTGGGAAGAACAATTATTAAATATTAA
- a CDS encoding benzoate/H(+) symporter BenE family transporter produces the protein MFKKNTIQFPKLLSVGNISNGFVAWLFGSAGPLLIVLQAAEKGHLSGSITSSWIFAIYGMGGLLTLIVSLYYGQPIGYAFSIPGAILVGSSLTHYSFNQVVGAYIITGILIFLLGLSGLVTKLMKVLPMPVMMGMVSGVLLPFGTEMIGSVVKNPLLNGIPLLVFLALSFFLRFSKKFPPILGAIIAAILCLKFLPNVSVQPIHITMGIPHFIIPSFSFSVVGELVIPLLLTVIAIQNAQGIAMLETHGYRPPINAMTNWSGIGTIINAFFGGHPACIAGPMTGLLVNKESGKLEHRYVAAIVLGVLSCLLALFSPIASQIPYVIPASLIQLLGGVAMISVLVDSLKMSFSGPFKSGALFSFMITISGISILHIGAPFWGLVGGTLATVFLDKQDFYKSESSDQNNETNLSEALYKDKIS, from the coding sequence TTGTTCAAAAAAAATACCATACAATTTCCAAAGCTTTTATCGGTTGGGAATATATCGAATGGATTTGTGGCCTGGCTTTTTGGTTCAGCAGGACCATTATTAATTGTTTTACAAGCTGCTGAAAAAGGTCATTTGTCTGGTAGCATAACCAGCTCATGGATTTTCGCCATTTATGGAATGGGGGGACTCCTAACGCTCATCGTCTCCTTATATTATGGGCAACCCATAGGCTATGCCTTTTCAATACCTGGAGCCATTCTTGTCGGCTCAAGCTTAACCCATTATTCTTTCAACCAAGTGGTTGGTGCCTATATTATAACCGGGATCCTTATTTTTCTTTTAGGATTATCTGGCCTTGTTACAAAATTGATGAAGGTTTTGCCTATGCCAGTTATGATGGGGATGGTGTCAGGCGTCTTACTCCCTTTCGGAACTGAAATGATCGGCTCGGTTGTAAAAAATCCTTTACTCAACGGAATCCCTTTACTTGTCTTTCTAGCTCTTTCTTTTTTCTTACGATTTTCAAAAAAGTTTCCGCCTATATTAGGGGCGATCATTGCAGCAATTCTTTGTCTTAAATTTTTGCCGAACGTTTCTGTACAGCCTATCCATATAACAATGGGCATTCCCCATTTTATCATTCCATCATTTAGTTTTTCCGTTGTAGGGGAACTTGTCATTCCATTACTCTTAACGGTTATTGCCATTCAAAATGCCCAAGGGATTGCTATGTTAGAGACCCATGGCTATCGTCCACCGATCAATGCCATGACCAATTGGAGCGGAATCGGTACCATTATAAATGCTTTTTTTGGGGGCCACCCAGCCTGTATTGCAGGTCCCATGACGGGCTTACTTGTTAATAAAGAATCAGGCAAACTTGAACATAGGTATGTCGCTGCTATTGTATTAGGAGTATTATCCTGTCTATTAGCTCTATTCTCTCCAATAGCTTCGCAAATTCCATATGTCATTCCTGCCTCATTAATTCAATTACTAGGTGGCGTCGCCATGATTAGTGTACTGGTTGACTCTTTGAAAATGAGTTTCTCTGGTCCATTCAAATCAGGCGCCCTCTTTTCTTTTATGATCACAATCTCTGGGATCTCTATTCTCCATATTGGAGCACCATTCTGGGGTCTGGTTGGGGGTACCTTGGCCACCGTATTCTTGGATAAACAAGATTTTTACAAATCCGAATCAAGTGACCAAAACAATGAAACTAACTTGAGTGAAGCTCTTTACAAGGACAAAATTTCCTAA
- a CDS encoding LysR family transcriptional regulator: MDIRQLKYFVTIAEEGKITTAAKKLNIAQPPLSRQLKQMEEELGVILFDRDNKSLNLTLEGERLLLRAKELLNKLDETMVEVQELRKDASGILSVGSNLYCASLILSKVVDIREKNPGLTFKVWEGETIHLIKMLSKRQIEIAITNSPITEKSISQMTLESDPYVLVLPEKWTWSGSEQCRLEEIIDLPLILLRPNYGLGAYGQIVNEFQRLDLEPNILCECQDLIMLLGLVSSGFGATILPLSLLSLHSLGGLRVIQLKDQTLISEPKVIWRKNSYLSKAAKEFLKLF, from the coding sequence TTGGATATTCGACAGTTAAAATACTTTGTCACTATAGCAGAAGAAGGTAAGATTACGACAGCTGCAAAGAAATTAAATATTGCTCAACCCCCATTGAGCAGACAACTCAAACAAATGGAAGAAGAGCTAGGCGTCATTTTATTTGATCGAGATAATAAAAGTCTTAATTTAACCTTGGAGGGGGAAAGATTACTTCTTCGAGCAAAAGAACTTTTAAATAAACTTGATGAAACAATGGTAGAAGTTCAAGAATTGAGGAAAGACGCCAGTGGGATTTTATCTGTTGGATCCAATCTTTATTGTGCATCTTTAATTCTTTCCAAGGTGGTAGATATTCGTGAGAAAAATCCTGGTCTTACTTTCAAAGTATGGGAAGGTGAAACGATTCATCTCATAAAAATGTTATCTAAACGTCAGATTGAGATTGCGATAACAAATAGTCCAATAACAGAAAAAAGTATCTCTCAAATGACATTGGAAAGTGACCCATATGTGCTTGTTTTGCCTGAAAAATGGACGTGGAGTGGATCAGAACAATGCAGGTTAGAGGAAATCATCGATTTGCCATTGATTCTTCTGCGACCAAACTATGGTTTAGGTGCGTATGGACAAATTGTCAATGAATTTCAACGGTTAGATTTAGAACCAAACATACTGTGCGAATGTCAGGATTTAATTATGTTACTTGGTCTCGTTTCATCGGGGTTTGGTGCAACGATCTTACCGCTCTCGTTATTATCCCTCCATTCATTGGGAGGATTGAGAGTCATTCAGCTAAAGGATCAGACCTTAATATCTGAACCCAAAGTAATTTGGAGGAAGAATAGTTATTTATCAAAAGCAGCAAAAGAATTTTTAAAACTTTTTTAG